The Enterococcus sp. 7F3_DIV0205 genome has a window encoding:
- a CDS encoding family 20 glycosylhydrolase yields the protein MKHDSVTRLFKLQTIYFYMDQTFETEQEKIAYLYLRLLNKKISFIKTIEKADVIVRFSSEAKNSFVIEAAEQIVVQASGQVTAFRGVMYLAKQLRTGVEITSGKFSEIVSERIVMIDIGRKYFSPEGLYRIIEEMALYGCNFLQLHFSENNGFRIESLRYPELVSDECLSIAEVEELIRYAAYLSIEIIPDIDTPGHMEHLLKAYPEWQLSIQEEDGRIDKIPSALDITNPQAVSFVLSLYEEYLQLFSDSRYFHIGGDEFVVFDQMECYPALAKNGVGEFESYINTVADFVRNHGFIPRVWNDAFFRKNQSSTLTKNVEITYWTRWQKEMAPVHTFLDEGYTVINFNDNYLYYVLGENAGYTYPTTEKIKENWYPDLFASHQLISPTKRQQLKGAALAVWCDKPEAKEEEEIVIELMKLMEGFSFHFYRSE from the coding sequence GTGAAGCATGATAGCGTGACTCGTTTATTTAAATTACAAACAATCTATTTTTATATGGATCAGACTTTTGAAACAGAGCAGGAGAAAATAGCGTATTTATACTTGCGATTATTAAACAAAAAAATTAGTTTTATAAAGACGATAGAGAAAGCGGATGTTATCGTGCGTTTTTCATCAGAGGCGAAGAACTCTTTTGTTATTGAAGCAGCTGAACAGATCGTGGTTCAGGCAAGTGGTCAAGTGACTGCTTTTCGTGGTGTCATGTATTTAGCGAAGCAGTTAAGAACAGGAGTTGAAATCACTTCCGGAAAATTCTCAGAGATTGTAAGCGAACGAATCGTTATGATAGATATTGGCAGAAAATATTTCTCCCCTGAAGGATTATACCGGATTATAGAGGAAATGGCTCTGTATGGCTGTAACTTCCTGCAGCTACATTTTTCTGAAAATAATGGATTTCGAATTGAATCACTACGCTATCCTGAACTTGTTTCAGATGAATGTCTGTCGATTGCGGAAGTAGAAGAACTAATTCGCTATGCAGCCTATCTCTCGATTGAAATTATTCCTGATATTGATACGCCAGGGCATATGGAACATCTATTAAAAGCATATCCTGAATGGCAATTGTCGATACAAGAGGAAGATGGCAGAATCGATAAAATTCCTTCGGCTTTAGATATTACGAATCCGCAAGCAGTGTCATTTGTACTCTCGCTGTACGAAGAGTATCTGCAGTTGTTTTCTGATAGTCGCTATTTCCATATCGGTGGAGATGAGTTTGTTGTTTTTGATCAAATGGAGTGCTATCCTGCGTTGGCAAAGAATGGGGTCGGAGAATTTGAATCCTACATCAACACGGTAGCAGATTTTGTTAGAAATCACGGATTTATTCCTAGAGTTTGGAATGACGCTTTTTTTAGAAAAAATCAAAGTTCTACACTGACAAAAAATGTTGAAATCACCTATTGGACAAGATGGCAAAAAGAAATGGCGCCTGTTCACACATTTTTGGATGAAGGATATACCGTCATTAATTTCAATGATAATTATCTTTATTATGTACTTGGTGAGAATGCAGGCTATACGTATCCAACGACAGAAAAAATCAAAGAAAATTGGTATCCCGATTTATTCGCTTCACACCAACTAATTTCCCCAACTAAACGGCAACAGCTCAAAGGCGCCGCTCTAGCAGTTTGGTGTGATAAACCAGAAGCGAAAGAAGAAGAGGAGATCGTAATCGAGCTTATGAAATTGATGGAAGGCTTTTCTTTTCATTTTTATAGATCCGAGTGA
- a CDS encoding alpha-mannosidase gives MKKKVYIISHSHWDREWYMPYEQHHMRLVELVDDVLELIETDSAFDSFHLDGQTIILDDYLQVRPEKKSAVQKAITDGKLRIGPFYILQDDFLISSESNVRNMLIGKKESEKWGPEVKLGYFPDTFGNMGQTPQMMRQADLDAAAFGRGVKPVGFNNEVLEDENYTSQYSEMWWQGPDGSTILGLLFANWYSNGNEIPAEKETALAFWNQKLAEAEKFASTDHLLMMNGVDHQPVQKNITKAIALANELFPEYEFIHSNFDEYLKLMRQDLPDKVGTVQGELTSQETDGWFTLANTASARVYLKQWNTTVERQLENVTEPLAAMAYDLTQTYPHDQLDYAWKLLLQNHPHDSICGCSVDEVHREMIPRFEKANEVGKFLAEEALTHLVEAVDTTQFADTSYPFVVFNTSGYQKSEITKIKVEIERKPFKEGIPHELWEELAESQTPTFEVIDSKGQVVPSLISNPEVSFGYDLPKDRFRVPYMAKYVEIELSISNMPAFSWNSFALQETKAPVKKTDSMVVNAENGVLENSRLKVMINGDGTLDVLDKKSGRKYTELLTIENTGDIGNEYIFKQPEDTTPLLSSGLPAEISVVKDESFIAQVKIIQRMMIPESAEDLLEQEQKSVVDFRYRKAKRSSKLKELTIETVVTMEKDSPYLNFETTVNNQMKDHRLRMLFPTGIKAETHEADSIYEVVTRPNQVSKSWENPTNPQHQHAFVNIHDEKAGITVSNFGLNEYEILPETNTIALTLLRSVGEMGDWGYFPTPEAQCIGQHTFNYGVDFHGEAAERYASYKRAYAAQIPFSVKQTTNHAGRLKAEDAYLKIEGTNFAVTAMKNSEKNQALVVRGFNMSDKSDEVKVEKSTGEKSYLLNLLEVKQPEKVTDNLEAYEIRTIGFDR, from the coding sequence ATGAAGAAAAAAGTCTATATCATTTCTCATTCTCATTGGGATCGTGAATGGTACATGCCGTATGAACAGCACCATATGCGCTTAGTTGAGCTGGTAGATGACGTGTTGGAATTGATTGAGACCGATTCGGCATTCGATAGTTTTCATTTGGATGGTCAGACGATTATTTTAGACGATTACTTGCAAGTTAGACCAGAGAAGAAATCTGCCGTTCAAAAAGCAATTACGGATGGCAAACTACGAATCGGTCCATTTTATATCTTGCAAGATGATTTTCTGATCAGCTCTGAGTCAAATGTGCGTAATATGTTGATCGGTAAAAAAGAAAGTGAAAAATGGGGTCCAGAAGTTAAGTTAGGCTATTTCCCAGATACATTCGGCAACATGGGGCAAACACCACAAATGATGAGACAGGCTGATTTAGACGCAGCGGCTTTTGGTCGAGGAGTGAAACCAGTTGGCTTTAACAATGAAGTGTTAGAGGATGAAAATTATACATCACAGTATTCCGAAATGTGGTGGCAAGGGCCAGATGGTAGTACTATTTTAGGATTGCTATTTGCTAATTGGTACAGTAATGGCAATGAAATACCTGCTGAAAAAGAAACAGCTTTAGCATTCTGGAATCAAAAGCTAGCTGAAGCTGAAAAATTCGCTTCTACGGATCATTTGTTAATGATGAATGGTGTGGATCATCAACCAGTCCAAAAAAATATTACCAAAGCCATTGCCTTGGCAAATGAGTTGTTTCCTGAATATGAATTTATTCACTCGAATTTTGATGAATACTTAAAACTGATGCGTCAAGATTTACCCGATAAGGTTGGCACCGTTCAAGGAGAATTAACGAGCCAAGAGACGGATGGCTGGTTTACGTTAGCGAATACCGCATCAGCAAGAGTTTATTTAAAACAATGGAATACAACTGTGGAGCGCCAATTGGAAAATGTGACAGAACCATTAGCTGCAATGGCGTATGACCTAACACAAACCTATCCACACGATCAACTGGATTATGCTTGGAAATTATTGCTACAAAATCATCCACACGATAGTATTTGCGGATGCTCAGTCGACGAAGTACATCGTGAAATGATTCCGAGATTTGAAAAAGCCAATGAAGTCGGGAAGTTTTTGGCTGAAGAAGCGTTGACCCACTTAGTAGAGGCGGTCGATACAACGCAATTCGCCGACACAAGTTATCCGTTTGTTGTCTTTAATACATCGGGGTATCAAAAATCAGAAATCACAAAAATAAAAGTAGAAATCGAGAGAAAACCGTTCAAAGAAGGGATTCCTCATGAATTATGGGAAGAGCTTGCTGAAAGTCAAACACCAACATTTGAAGTGATTGATTCTAAAGGGCAAGTAGTACCGTCTTTGATTTCAAATCCAGAAGTTAGTTTTGGGTATGACCTTCCAAAAGACCGTTTCAGAGTGCCGTATATGGCTAAGTATGTGGAAATAGAACTGTCGATAAGTAACATGCCAGCCTTCTCGTGGAACTCTTTTGCATTACAAGAAACAAAAGCGCCAGTAAAGAAAACAGACTCAATGGTCGTAAATGCGGAAAACGGTGTGCTGGAAAATAGTCGCTTGAAGGTAATGATCAATGGAGATGGAACATTAGACGTACTGGATAAAAAATCTGGTAGAAAATACACTGAATTACTGACGATCGAAAATACAGGCGATATCGGAAATGAATATATTTTTAAACAACCAGAAGATACAACTCCACTTTTATCTAGCGGACTTCCAGCAGAAATTTCTGTAGTGAAAGATGAATCTTTCATAGCACAAGTCAAGATCATCCAACGCATGATGATTCCCGAATCTGCAGAAGATTTATTAGAACAAGAACAAAAATCAGTTGTTGATTTTCGTTATAGAAAAGCCAAGCGTTCATCGAAACTGAAAGAATTAACGATCGAAACAGTAGTAACGATGGAAAAAGATTCTCCATACCTGAACTTTGAAACAACTGTAAATAACCAAATGAAAGATCATCGCTTGCGGATGCTATTTCCAACAGGGATAAAAGCAGAGACGCATGAAGCTGATAGCATCTATGAAGTAGTTACTAGACCGAATCAAGTTAGCAAAAGTTGGGAGAATCCAACCAATCCTCAACATCAACATGCATTTGTCAATATTCATGATGAAAAAGCTGGAATAACTGTTTCAAATTTTGGATTGAACGAATATGAGATTTTACCTGAAACCAATACGATTGCGTTAACGCTTCTAAGATCCGTCGGTGAAATGGGTGATTGGGGTTACTTCCCGACACCAGAAGCGCAATGCATAGGACAACATACTTTTAATTATGGTGTTGACTTTCATGGAGAAGCGGCGGAGCGATACGCTAGCTATAAACGAGCATACGCGGCGCAAATACCTTTTAGTGTAAAACAAACAACAAATCATGCAGGGCGATTAAAAGCCGAAGACGCCTACTTAAAGATTGAAGGCACAAATTTTGCAGTAACGGCAATGAAAAACAGCGAAAAGAATCAAGCACTTGTTGTTAGAGGGTTCAATATGAGTGATAAGTCAGATGAAGTTAAAGTAGAAAAAAGCACTGGCGAAAAATCATATTTATTAAACCTACTAGAAGTGAAACAACCTGAAAAAGTAACAGATAACCTAGAAGCCTATGAAATTCGTACGATTGGATTTGACCGATAA
- a CDS encoding endo-beta-N-acetylglucosaminidase — translation MKRKTWRSVCYCSAVMFAFVTGANLAFTTTVYAESAELGSNQESGIPVFEQMPESTALFPETLLNWSPKIDPDAPFNVSKVPLADRVQGKKSNANQSTEAKVLSIAIVNRHTKGTPSQGGTDKAVYNFTNWQYVDMLVAWAGSSGEGIIVPPSGDVTDSAHRNGVPVVGTVFFPPEAYGGKSEWVEQFVQKDQRGRFPMADKLLEMSKAYGFDGWFINQETNVDAKTASGMKEFMSYLQTRKPKNQQIIWYDSMIPSGAVAWQGALNETNQGYFQDGKKRVSDKMFIDFRWQGLKSSNEKATQLKRSPYDLFAGIDVQANGVNSRRKPSSILGEDGKPLVSLGLYCPDWTLRDGGQYDINQYWENEKLLWINPQGDPRAVESSNDEWQGVSRYYVEKTPVTKLPFLTNFNVGNGDAFYKNGTKVKEGTFNNRSIQDVMPTYRWVIDNEEGNQLKAAVSYEDAFNGGSSIKLTGPMTADKNSFIKLYATKVKASASETASIVTKGAGETSLVLELQGKEKPLIIQGTKQPLENGWVQTTYSLKPAVCQTITAIGLNVKNAQTETASIYLGQLRIGKEKTTPISAVSNLTFSGKTIVDDLTESIRMNWQTKGKNTASYRIYREVAGQLQFEGETANTSYTLLNQERTGDTANYQVIPVDQYGREDQRKGAAAVYTFEALKKPEITINASSTLLSVGETVTLSAEVSKSTETVNWEVVGEIPQSASGKEVTLSFAKSGIYTVKAVAVNASGETEVTKENYLYVYDQNAGIKIENLATLPTTTATQGSGYTNERESYRFALDGNLQTKWCDNGSEKPWMIVDLGAEKTISGFELFHAGAGGESPEWNTRDYDISVSHDGSNWTTVVQHRGNAADNSKDAISLVEARYVKLSLEKAEQNGKTARIYDWQIIGVDQTGIIK, via the coding sequence GTGAAAAGAAAAACGTGGAGAAGTGTATGTTATTGTTCGGCTGTTATGTTTGCTTTTGTAACAGGAGCGAATCTGGCTTTTACGACAACTGTTTATGCAGAGTCAGCTGAATTGGGAAGTAATCAGGAAAGTGGCATTCCAGTATTTGAGCAAATGCCAGAATCAACAGCGTTGTTTCCAGAGACGTTGTTAAATTGGAGTCCTAAAATTGATCCAGATGCACCGTTTAATGTTTCAAAAGTTCCTTTAGCTGATCGAGTTCAAGGGAAGAAATCAAACGCGAATCAAAGTACAGAAGCAAAAGTACTATCAATCGCAATCGTGAATCGGCATACAAAAGGTACCCCATCACAGGGTGGAACGGATAAAGCAGTCTATAATTTTACAAATTGGCAATATGTAGATATGTTGGTTGCGTGGGCAGGTTCATCGGGTGAAGGAATCATTGTTCCGCCGAGTGGTGATGTAACGGATTCAGCTCATAGAAATGGCGTGCCGGTAGTGGGTACCGTTTTCTTTCCGCCAGAAGCATATGGGGGAAAGAGTGAGTGGGTAGAACAATTCGTTCAAAAGGATCAAAGAGGAAGATTTCCGATGGCGGATAAGTTGTTGGAAATGTCCAAAGCGTATGGTTTTGATGGATGGTTTATTAATCAAGAAACCAATGTTGATGCGAAAACGGCTAGTGGAATGAAAGAGTTTATGAGTTATTTACAAACACGAAAACCAAAGAATCAGCAAATTATTTGGTATGATTCCATGATCCCAAGTGGTGCAGTAGCTTGGCAAGGAGCACTCAATGAGACGAACCAAGGCTATTTTCAAGATGGGAAAAAGCGTGTTTCAGATAAGATGTTTATTGATTTCCGTTGGCAAGGACTTAAATCATCCAACGAAAAAGCAACCCAATTGAAGCGCAGTCCCTACGACCTTTTTGCTGGAATTGATGTACAAGCGAATGGGGTAAATAGCAGACGTAAGCCAAGTAGTATTTTAGGCGAAGATGGAAAACCATTAGTTTCGTTAGGACTGTATTGCCCAGATTGGACATTACGAGATGGTGGACAGTATGATATCAATCAGTATTGGGAAAATGAAAAACTACTATGGATAAATCCGCAAGGAGATCCACGCGCAGTTGAAAGTTCTAATGATGAATGGCAAGGAGTCTCACGTTACTATGTAGAAAAAACGCCTGTTACGAAGTTGCCATTCTTAACGAATTTTAACGTGGGAAATGGAGATGCTTTTTATAAAAATGGCACAAAGGTCAAAGAAGGAACGTTTAATAACCGAAGTATTCAAGACGTAATGCCAACCTATCGTTGGGTCATTGATAATGAAGAGGGCAACCAATTGAAGGCTGCAGTTAGTTATGAGGATGCTTTTAATGGCGGTTCTTCTATCAAGTTGACAGGGCCAATGACAGCAGATAAGAACAGCTTTATCAAGCTTTACGCTACCAAAGTGAAAGCTAGTGCTTCAGAAACAGCATCGATTGTAACGAAAGGTGCCGGTGAAACATCTTTAGTCTTGGAATTACAAGGAAAAGAAAAACCATTGATTATTCAAGGGACTAAACAGCCTCTAGAAAATGGGTGGGTACAAACGACTTATTCACTTAAGCCAGCGGTTTGCCAAACGATTACAGCGATTGGATTGAATGTGAAAAACGCTCAAACTGAAACAGCTTCTATCTATTTAGGTCAATTAAGAATAGGGAAAGAAAAAACAACACCAATCAGCGCTGTCAGCAATCTTACATTTTCTGGGAAAACGATTGTGGACGATTTGACAGAAAGTATTCGAATGAACTGGCAGACAAAAGGGAAAAACACTGCATCTTATCGTATTTATCGAGAAGTCGCTGGTCAATTGCAATTTGAAGGCGAAACAGCGAATACGTCGTATACGCTATTAAATCAAGAGCGAACAGGTGACACGGCTAACTATCAAGTGATCCCAGTCGATCAGTATGGTCGAGAAGACCAAAGAAAAGGAGCGGCGGCAGTTTATACATTTGAAGCGTTGAAAAAACCAGAAATAACGATCAATGCTAGCAGTACATTGTTGTCAGTGGGTGAAACAGTAACATTGTCAGCAGAGGTCTCTAAATCGACGGAAACGGTTAATTGGGAAGTGGTTGGAGAGATACCTCAAAGTGCTTCTGGCAAAGAAGTGACACTTTCTTTTGCTAAATCTGGCATCTATACAGTTAAAGCAGTTGCAGTGAATGCTTCAGGTGAAACGGAGGTTACCAAAGAAAATTATCTCTATGTTTACGATCAAAATGCTGGAATCAAAATAGAAAATTTGGCTACTTTGCCGACAACAACTGCTACTCAAGGTTCTGGCTACACGAATGAGCGTGAAAGTTATCGTTTTGCACTAGATGGAAATTTACAGACAAAATGGTGTGATAACGGTAGTGAGAAGCCATGGATGATCGTAGATTTAGGCGCAGAGAAAACCATTTCTGGGTTTGAGCTTTTCCATGCTGGAGCAGGTGGTGAAAGTCCAGAGTGGAATACGAGAGACTATGATATCTCTGTAAGCCATGATGGAAGTAATTGGACAACTGTGGTTCAACATCGAGGAAACGCAGCAGACAATAGCAAAGATGCAATCAGTTTGGTTGAAGCGAGATATGTCAAACTGTCTTTAGAAAAAGCAGAACAAAATGGAAAAACAGCTAGAATTTATGATTGGCAGATTATTGGAGTGGATCAAACGGGCATCATCAAATAG
- a CDS encoding ROK family protein translates to MEYYGSIEAGGTKFVCAVADEDLQIVDRISLPTTLPEETLNQVFEFFDSYQLKALGVGSFGPIDVNQKSSTYGYITSTPKIGWTNMDLLGTLKARFAIPIAWTTDVNAAAYGEIHLGAGKGTQSCIYLTVGTGIGGGAVVNGAVLQGFSHPEMGHITVQRYPNDTLECVCPYHDNCLEGLAAGPALEKRTGIKGQLLEVAHEAWSIEAFYLAQSLMNYTLVLSPEKIILGGGVMKQTHLLPKIRESLEQQLGGYVSLPDLEEYIVGCGLGDNSGTMGCLLLAKEQRGLM, encoded by the coding sequence ATGGAATATTATGGATCGATCGAAGCTGGCGGGACTAAATTTGTCTGCGCAGTAGCGGATGAAGATTTACAGATCGTTGACCGAATCAGTTTGCCTACGACATTACCAGAAGAAACATTAAATCAAGTCTTTGAATTTTTTGATAGCTACCAATTAAAGGCACTCGGGGTAGGTTCGTTTGGGCCGATCGATGTAAATCAGAAATCCAGTACGTATGGTTATATTACCTCTACCCCTAAAATAGGCTGGACAAATATGGATCTTTTAGGAACGCTAAAAGCGCGTTTTGCTATTCCGATTGCTTGGACTACTGACGTAAATGCTGCTGCTTACGGTGAAATTCATTTGGGTGCTGGAAAAGGAACTCAAAGTTGTATCTATCTGACTGTGGGTACGGGAATTGGTGGTGGTGCGGTTGTGAACGGTGCTGTTTTACAAGGGTTTAGTCATCCCGAGATGGGGCATATTACTGTTCAGCGTTATCCAAACGATACATTGGAATGTGTCTGTCCTTATCATGATAATTGCTTGGAAGGCTTGGCTGCTGGACCAGCGTTAGAAAAAAGGACGGGAATCAAAGGGCAACTATTAGAAGTAGCTCATGAAGCGTGGTCAATTGAAGCATTTTATTTAGCACAGTCTTTGATGAATTATACATTAGTTCTTTCGCCAGAAAAAATCATCCTAGGCGGAGGAGTGATGAAGCAAACGCATCTTTTACCTAAAATACGTGAGTCATTAGAACAACAATTAGGTGGTTATGTTTCGTTGCCAGACTTAGAAGAGTATATTGTGGGTTGTGGTTTAGGTGATAATAGCGGTACGATGGGGTGCTTATTGTTGGCGAAGGAACAAAGAGGTTTGATGTGA
- the add gene encoding adenosine deaminase, which produces MKREQVKKLPKIELHCHLDGSVRPETLRKIATPQGISLPADNEQLKELLVAPVDCQNLNDYLERFDLVLSCLQTEAALTAAAFDVISQAAEEHIQYIEVRFAPSLHTEKGLSLPKIIKAVLAGLEQGQQRFGVKSNALLCGMRHEDTAAIEKIVQLTEDFKTDGIVGFDLAGNESDFPPYTFEETLELVNQLTIPLTLHAGECGCGKNVADAIYLGAKRIGHGIAVKDTPEYFSLLRDKNILIEMCPTSNFQTKTITRLEDYPFQTFIDAGIKVCINTDNRTVSNTTLTDEYMKLHEWYGITYADMEKLNHNAVDGAFIPESEKQVLHEYLTGSYQL; this is translated from the coding sequence GTGAAACGAGAGCAAGTCAAGAAACTACCAAAAATAGAGCTGCATTGCCATTTAGATGGTTCCGTACGCCCAGAAACCTTACGGAAAATAGCAACTCCTCAAGGCATCTCTTTGCCCGCAGATAATGAGCAGTTAAAAGAACTCTTAGTCGCGCCTGTTGATTGCCAAAATTTAAATGACTACTTAGAACGTTTTGATTTAGTTTTATCTTGCCTACAAACCGAAGCAGCCTTAACAGCCGCTGCATTCGATGTCATCAGTCAAGCAGCAGAAGAACATATCCAGTACATCGAAGTCCGTTTTGCGCCTTCTCTCCATACCGAAAAAGGCCTTTCCTTACCTAAGATAATAAAAGCTGTATTAGCAGGTCTCGAGCAAGGACAACAACGTTTCGGCGTCAAAAGCAATGCCTTATTATGCGGCATGCGACATGAAGATACAGCAGCTATCGAAAAAATTGTTCAATTAACTGAAGATTTCAAAACAGATGGTATCGTAGGTTTTGATCTCGCTGGAAATGAATCAGATTTTCCGCCTTATACTTTTGAAGAAACGCTAGAGTTAGTCAATCAATTGACGATCCCTTTAACCCTTCATGCAGGCGAATGTGGTTGCGGAAAAAATGTTGCTGATGCAATTTATTTAGGCGCCAAACGAATTGGACATGGCATTGCTGTAAAAGATACGCCTGAATATTTTTCTTTATTACGAGATAAAAATATTTTGATCGAGATGTGCCCTACCAGTAACTTTCAAACGAAGACCATCACTAGATTAGAAGATTACCCTTTCCAAACATTTATTGATGCTGGCATCAAAGTCTGTATCAACACTGACAATCGAACCGTTTCTAACACAACGTTAACGGATGAATATATGAAACTCCACGAATGGTACGGCATCACTTATGCAGATATGGAAAAATTAAATCACAACGCAGTGGATGGTGCTTTTATCCCTGAAAGTGAAAAACAAGTTCTTCATGAATACTTAACAGGTAGCTATCAACTTTAG
- a CDS encoding glycoside hydrolase family 125 protein yields the protein MAYKKIPNSVQDFMDKITKMCGEEHAGWAENFNAAFANTLTTTVKRQADGTTFLLTGDIPAMWLRDSTAQVRPYLVIAKEDEELRDMICGLVQRQFFYITMDPYANAFNEEPNGAGHQSDHTVMSPWIWERKYEIDSLCYPVQLAYLLFKNTRCKKQFDENFVAGVKKILTVFKTEQEHQNSPYTFERDTTRLEDTLPNDGRGSEVSKTGMTWSGFRPSDDACRYGYLVPSNMFAVVILGYIEEIFTEILSDPEIVAQASSLRKEIDSGIHQFGKTDNRAGDAIYAYEVDGLGNASIMDDSNIPNLLSAPYLGYTTVDDETYQATRKTILSKENPYFYEGKYAKGIGSSHTPENYIWPIALAMEGMTTKNKSEKERILNSLVANDGGTHLMHEGFDVDNPKNYTREWFSWANMMFCELVMDYFDIRVER from the coding sequence ATGGCTTACAAAAAAATACCAAACTCAGTTCAAGATTTTATGGATAAAATCACTAAGATGTGTGGGGAAGAGCACGCTGGTTGGGCGGAAAACTTCAATGCAGCTTTTGCCAATACCTTGACTACGACAGTCAAAAGACAAGCGGATGGGACTACGTTTTTACTAACAGGAGATATTCCTGCGATGTGGCTGAGAGATTCTACTGCGCAAGTTCGTCCTTATTTAGTTATCGCCAAAGAAGATGAAGAATTAAGAGACATGATTTGCGGTTTGGTCCAACGTCAATTTTTCTATATTACGATGGATCCTTATGCTAATGCATTCAATGAAGAACCGAATGGTGCTGGACATCAGAGCGATCACACGGTAATGAGTCCGTGGATCTGGGAGCGGAAATACGAAATAGATTCACTTTGTTACCCCGTTCAGCTCGCTTACTTGCTATTCAAAAATACGAGATGCAAGAAGCAATTCGATGAGAATTTTGTAGCAGGTGTGAAAAAGATTTTGACGGTTTTTAAAACAGAACAAGAGCACCAAAATTCACCATATACATTCGAACGCGATACTACACGTTTAGAGGACACACTTCCAAATGATGGTCGAGGCAGTGAGGTCAGTAAAACAGGGATGACTTGGTCGGGCTTTCGTCCGAGCGATGACGCTTGCCGTTACGGTTATTTAGTGCCATCGAATATGTTTGCTGTAGTTATTTTGGGCTATATCGAAGAGATTTTTACTGAAATATTGTCTGATCCAGAAATAGTAGCGCAAGCATCTTCACTTAGAAAAGAAATTGATTCTGGAATTCACCAATTTGGCAAAACGGACAATCGAGCTGGAGACGCTATCTACGCATACGAAGTAGATGGTCTAGGTAATGCTAGCATTATGGATGATAGCAATATTCCTAATCTGCTTTCTGCACCTTATTTGGGCTATACAACAGTTGATGACGAGACGTATCAAGCAACTAGAAAAACAATTTTAAGTAAGGAAAACCCTTATTTTTATGAGGGGAAATACGCTAAAGGTATCGGTAGTTCTCATACGCCAGAAAATTATATTTGGCCGATCGCGTTGGCGATGGAAGGTATGACGACAAAAAACAAGTCAGAAAAAGAACGAATCTTGAATTCTTTAGTAGCCAACGACGGAGGCACACACTTAATGCATGAAGGATTTGATGTAGACAATCCGAAAAATTATACACGTGAATGGTTCTCTTGGGCGAACATGATGTTTTGTGAGTTGGTGATGGATTATTTTGATATTCGAGTTGAACGATAA
- a CDS encoding AmiS/UreI family transporter, translated as MLGVGLLFVAITLISNGYCGLAGVDKKSTGLINLLTGSLSFIINTIYLFRGAYYDAGTGYLFAFTYLMVGLIYVFDLDMRIYGIFALFVAVNTIPAAYISYTVDGDWRFALIWLSWGILWMTGFIEYVLKKEIGKPVLYFAIFEGVVTCWIPGLLMLTNNW; from the coding sequence TTGTTAGGTGTAGGACTGTTATTTGTAGCGATCACATTGATCAGCAATGGTTATTGCGGGTTAGCGGGAGTAGATAAAAAATCTACAGGATTAATTAATTTACTCACAGGAAGTTTGTCTTTTATCATCAATACGATTTACTTGTTTAGAGGAGCGTATTATGATGCTGGTACAGGCTATTTATTTGCTTTTACCTATCTGATGGTTGGGTTGATTTATGTGTTTGATTTGGATATGCGTATTTATGGGATCTTCGCTTTGTTCGTAGCAGTCAATACGATTCCTGCAGCATATATTTCCTATACAGTGGATGGTGACTGGCGTTTTGCATTGATCTGGTTGTCATGGGGGATTTTATGGATGACGGGCTTTATAGAATATGTCCTGAAAAAAGAAATTGGGAAACCTGTTCTTTATTTTGCGATTTTTGAAGGAGTTGTCACTTGTTGGATTCCTGGGCTGTTGATGCTAACGAACAACTGGTGA